The genomic stretch CGAATGTGCTCTTAAAGGTAGGGCGTGCGCTgtgtttcttaaaaaaaaaatataccattcctttggtaaaaaaaaaaaccttgcaaAAGGTTGGCAATGCGGGGCCCAGGACGCAGTGATATGGCCAACGCCAAACCCTTTGTCTAGATTGTTCCCCAACAAAGCCCTAGAATCCCTAATCCAATCCCCTCCGTCTCCAGCGTCTGCCGATGGGGCTCTTATCGTGGTGGAAGGGTTCCCGCCGCGGCACGGCGGACACGCCGAATCCGCAGCAGCCGAACGGAGCGGGAGGCGCGGAGGCCCAGGTGGCCGCCGCCGGCCCGCATGGGGCGGTGGAggtgcggcggcagcggcagccggacgCGACGGTCTTCGAGTTCGGGTCGGCGGCGGAGTCCGGCACCGCCGTGACGCTCGCGGGCTACTGCCCCGTCTCCGACGAGCTCGAGCCGTGCCGCTGGGAGCTCGTGCCCGCCACCGGCGAGGGCGCGCCGCAATTCCGCATCGTGTTCTGAGCACCCCTGTGGTGCGGCCCGAGCTGTCGTGGTATCTTGGGCTTTACCAGGTTTCATAGGGGATAAAGGTTTCATCATTGGCTGTATACTGGTACTTGTGAGCTTCTTGAAATAAAACTTGAGATGTTGATGAATCCTTGTGGATGGTAAATGCCAGGATTGCTGCCGTTTCTGATGAACAAGTTAGTCAATTTAGGCGGCTCATTACAAGAATTTCAGATTAGCTTATCTTGATGGATTTTTGTAATTTCGGCTTTGGTATGCACTGCAATTTGTCGGTCATCCATTGTTGAAATAGGCTCAATCTTCATAGGGAAGGTAGTACATTGAAATTGCTGTTTGAAGTGCTTACCTGGAGATGTTAGGAGGACATGTCCTGTTGTATTATTAGGCATGAGTAGCGAAATACTCCCTCAGTGCAGTAATATAAGATGCTGTATCTACTTCTAAAGTTGACTAGATACATACTAAAAAGAGTGAATCTACATACTAAAAATAGTCTTGTAAaacaaaacggagggagtaggtgtTTATGTGCTCAGGCGACCAAAAGATATCAAACAGTGAATCTAGACTTGAGTTGCATGACCAATGGTAATGACAAGCACCTTACCACCACGACAtaggaggaaataatttcctcattGAGCTACACATATATAATTTCCTGCCTTTTGGTGTTTGTACTTTACCTTTGGGCTCAAACTTTCTATTATAGCACATCCATaaatattgcatatttatttggttcATGTCAATTTGTACAATGGTCAGGCTAGTGCAAAAATGTTGCTATATAATTTCCTGCCATTTTGGTGTTTGTACCTTACCTTTGGGCTCGGACTTTCTATTGTAGCACATCCATaaatattgcatatttatttggttcATGTCAATTTGTAGAATGGTCAGGCTAGTGCAAAAAATGTCACTATTCGTTAACTCAGTTCTGACATTTTGGGTGGTCTGTTTCATTATGTAGGACCTTTTAGTCCATTTAAGTTGGTCATGGTGAATCATGAAACAACTAGCTGATCGCAGTTCTCCACCATGCTTTGCTTCACTGTTATTTGATGGAATAGAATAGTTTTATGTGGTTAGCCATTTCAAATTTGAGCCCTGACCTGGCTTGCAATCTTTGAGATCATAACTTATAACTCTGAAGTTGCTTGCAATCTGTGATGTTATATTGGATGGCATTAGATTGAAGCTAGATTTGATGAATTACTAGTGCAACAGTAGGAGCTACTATTATAGCAACAGAGTTGGTGAATGGTGATGAACACCTCTTGTACCTGAGGTTGAGCCAGGACAGGGGAGAGCAAGATTGTAGATTGTTATGCAGAACTGTTAAGAAGATAGGCAGAAGTAGATACTTAATGACGTATGTTCATAGAGGGAGCatgtgcacccgggagccgaattgaatttccgctgttGATGTTTCTTTTGAAATGGAACTGTTGATGTTTCTCAAACACATACGAGAGCTTTGTTACCAAATTGTTACCTGTATAAACTTACCAGTTTGAAAAAAATTTGCCTGCCTGATATGTTTCTTCCTGAATCGACATGTTTTCTTTGCACTGAAAAGTGCAGTATTGTACAAATTACAAATTCAGTGTTCCTGGTCCTGGAGCTCTTGTGCGTTGTAATCTGAAAGTTTTGGTGAATTATCACTCAAGCTGGTGCCGTATTGTGTCAGCTTGTCTTAGGCCTCTCCCTTTTGTTTGTCGTATAATTTAGTTACTCACATTATGTCTATTTTGTTGATACTAAATGAACATACTTACCTGTGCAGATGTGTGCACTGTGCCCAGGGAATGACTTGTGCGGCTGTGCCTTCTTTGCAATTTATTTCCTTCCTCGTAAGTTAAATCTCTATTAGTTCTAGACTTGTAGGAGCATTGTAGGTCTGATTATGAATGCTTGTTTTATCCCAGTGATTTGAGCAGGGCACTGCTTCGCTACTGATATGATGATGCCAGACACTTGTGTCTGCTTATGCTTCTCTGCGTAGTACTCACTGATTCTTTTTCTGCCAAAAGCCAGGTTGTACTTCTAGATCTTACATAGTCAGGTTGAATTCGAGTAACTTGATCAGATCCCTTTTGTATGACGATATAGCCAGGTTAACTTGAATGAAATTACTCCTGAAGTAAAAGTTCAAGCACATCACACTCTGAGACACGACCCTCTGCagttctaagggcatctccagcggcgcgacgcattttggacgtccatgtccgtttgcgtcgggtcaaatggtcgaaatcgtccgggcgtccgtttacgtcgggggtggctccagcggcacgacgcataatttttatttattcatgaagccataatttacattaataaaaaaacataaaaaaaaacagaaaggcgtgctaaaagtatgtgctgcctactggtcgtcgtcgctgacgaggtcaatcaactacggcgtcggccatggaagtcggccatggaagctcgtacgccggcggtggaggaggtaccgccgcatgggcaggaggctgtggccagggatgccacgccggagcagcaggcggagcgcggtcgttggaacgcgtcggcgtggccggaggagtcgtcggcctaccctgcgcgagcgctgactcgcggagctggattgcgagcccgtcccacaaagcgagctcgttgagcttgtcctgctcgctgttggccaatgccatggcaatggcctcctccttgaAAATGTCCGgcagctgggtctccggatcccacgccggcccaccgtcgtcgtggtcgtattgtgccatggtcacgtcctcgtcctcgtcctcgtcctcctggtcgttctcttcttcttctgcgacgatctcgcgctcgaagtagtctacaTCGGCGAGGTAGCCAGCACGGCGGCACGCGTCGAACTTCGACgacccgaatgaaatccagttgtaggagttcaacgcgtacgcacctcgtcccgccgctctcgcccCTCGCGCGGCATGGGGGGAACTGCCACGCGCCTCGAGTTGAgttaccagccccctcccggcaagttcgcgtccggccatggtaccggccggttttcctcccatagctgccacGCGAACtcgacgcggacgtaccggccgacccgtgccttcttgccggaccgcgagccgctagactcgtggtcgttcttggtcttgcggagcggccagcatttcttccccatgtcgtcggtggggtggataacATGGGATGTGGCAATagtttggtcggggaaatggccgccggcagcgtccctttaagaggctcggacgccatctcgccttcaatggcctgccactgcaacgccgcctcgctgcgcacgctcgcggaagccgaggcgcgccattaacgcggccctgcaaaggctgcagcgcgccgcccacaagtaatgccgcggaagacgatgcagttgtgtccctgccaggcgggcccgtgcgacgaCCGAGCGttccgcgtccgccgagcgtccgcagagacgcaaacctggcgcatatttgggccaggtttgcgtctccgcggacggcccggtcactatgcgtcgccccgctggaggtaatgccagacgcatttccggtcatgccggacacaaacggtcgcccaacgtctgtttgcgtcgcgctgctggagatgccctaacaaatATCTAACCGCTCCTATGAAAAAGTGGGACCCCTCTGTCAGTGTCAGCAGGTACCAGCGAGCTCCACCTGCTCGCATCGCATCCCGCACCATGGAGAGCAGAACAGAACATCTTATCGTCTTGTCTAGTTCGCGCCAATGGCGTTCAGCCTCTTGAACCCTCCTCCCTCCAGAATCGCACTCACAGCTGCAGTCCCGCCATTCCCGATTCCCTCATTCCTCTTCTCACAACCGCGCTTCCCTCCTCTCCACATCGCCCTCTACCTCCGCAGTCCGCCGCCGCTGCGAGTCCAGTCCTCGTCGACGCCGCCGTCCCCGACGCCAACGGAAGGCTCCCCCACGCCGCCGGCGTCGAGGGAGGAGGCGGTCGCGCAGGCGAGGTCCTGCCTGGCCACGGCGCTGCGCAAGCCGCTCAACAACACGCTCCCGGCGCGGAAGCTCAAGAAGCAGCAGCGGCAGCCCCGGTTCCGCGCCGAGATCCCCGTCGTGGACGACTCGCCGGGCTCCCTCGCACGCCTCGCCTTCGACGTCTTCTCGGGCCTCGGCGTGTCCCGGAAGGGCTCGCCCGCAAAGCTCCTGCTCGTGTGGCCTTCCTCGGAGGAGCTGGAGCTGGCCGTGCGGGAGTTCAAGAACTGGGGGGACTCGTCGTCGGCATTGGCGCACGCGCAGCTGGACTCGGTGTCGCCGGACGCGCTGGGATCCTGCGACGCCGCCGTGTTCTTGGCGCCGGGGCGGGAGCAGGTGGAGAAGCTGAGGGCGGCCGTGAACGCGCTGGACCCGAAGCCGGCGGTGCTGTTCAACCCGGCGTGGAGcttcgaggtggaggaggagggagggttCGGCGGCGTCGCCAAGGGCTTCGTGGGCTCCTTCAACGTGGTGTACTCCTTCATGGGGCTGGAGGTGAAGGGCCTGCTGAGCAAGAAGAAGGGGGTGCTGCTCCGGTGCGTGGAGGGCGGGCGGTTCGGCGGGGACAGCTGGGTGCTcatggttgaggaggaggacgaggaggcgccGGAGTTCAAGGTCGTGTCGCGGCTGAAGCGCCGGCCGACCATCGGCGAGGTGGAGAACATGATGTACAACCTCATGGCCGCCAACTCGCCGGTGACCAAGTCGGCAAGGTTCCTCAGGGAGCTCGTGTCCAACGTCACAGGGAGGAAAGGGAAACAACAACAGTGATCTGATTAATTCAGTTTTCAACTAGTTCTGTAACGCTGGCTGTAGTTGCCCTTGCTTGGCGGTGATTTGGTAATTCGAGCTGCAACCACGTCTTCAGAACAGGGCAGAGCAGGCATAACTGTGACGATTCACAATAGTTTCGGTTCGATCGGTATACGGAAGTGTCATGTGTTGACAAATAGAGTAGAGATTTTCACCACTAGTTCATGCAAAAAACTTCAAAAATGTTGAGAAACTTGTTTTTCAGCACTTGCTTGCTTGTTAATCACCACGTACACACAGTAGCACAATCACAAGAAGAGGAGACAGATGACACACATGATAGCAGAGAAATCTAGGAGCTCCCTGTCTTATTGTGTTGTCTTACAATCTGAAAACTTTTTGTGTTTATCCAACTCTCCTCTATTGCCTTCTATTTATAGCCTCATTTCATGGGTATTCTAGGTATATACCCCACACAATCCTGATCAGTTTTGCCTCATCTTACAAGGATCAAGCCTCCTTTTTTTTGAAGAAAAGGCAAAAGGTTTGCCTTAATTGGTTAACAAAGAAGAAGCTTGTGAAACAAAATTTTAGTTTATTCTTACAACCACACCAAGGCCACAAAAGTTTACTTTCCCgcaatgaaaatacccaaatgtTTAGCACCGGCAAGAACCCAAGTCCAACTTCCGACTTGATACGATCGAACATGATGGTAGGCATGGTGTTCCCATGCTTGAAAATTCTTGCGGTGCGTTCATTCCAAATCTCCCACGCAACCAACATGAAGAGGGTGGCCATAGCTTTCCTTGTGCCCCCATGAGCAAGCACGATCGAGGACCACCAGAGCTTGACATTGTCAAACCCGCCCCACGAAGAGGGATCGAAGTCGTGTATGTGGAGCCAATCCTTGACCATCTTCACCAAATCCGAGTAGAGAAGCGCTACTTGAAGAAAAGGTGTGAGGCCGTCTCGTCGTGGCACCGACAAAGAGGGCCCTTGATTTCCAAGGAAGCTAGTAAGGTACCTTGGCCACCAAGAAAATTGATCGGGTGTTTTATAACACTCCTCTTTGGGGGTATACCGCGAAATGCACATGGCTCATTAAGGCTCCTCCCAAAAACCCAGTGGAAAAAAATGGATCGATGGAGAAAGAGTGCACTGCACACACAAGCTATGCTGCATTTGTTGGCTAGCTAAAAACCTCGAGTGAGAAAACCCAGTGGGAAAACATCACTAAGGAAAAAAGAGTACAACAACTAATCTTCG from Lolium rigidum isolate FL_2022 chromosome 4, APGP_CSIRO_Lrig_0.1, whole genome shotgun sequence encodes the following:
- the LOC124705945 gene encoding uncharacterized protein LOC124705945; the encoded protein is MGLLSWWKGSRRGTADTPNPQQPNGAGGAEAQVAAAGPHGAVEVRRQRQPDATVFEFGSAAESGTAVTLAGYCPVSDELEPCRWELVPATGEGAPQFRIVF
- the LOC124649994 gene encoding uncharacterized protein LOC124649994, which encodes MAFSLLNPPPSRIALTAAVPPFPIPSFLFSQPRFPPLHIALYLRSPPPLRVQSSSTPPSPTPTEGSPTPPASREEAVAQARSCLATALRKPLNNTLPARKLKKQQRQPRFRAEIPVVDDSPGSLARLAFDVFSGLGVSRKGSPAKLLLVWPSSEELELAVREFKNWGDSSSALAHAQLDSVSPDALGSCDAAVFLAPGREQVEKLRAAVNALDPKPAVLFNPAWSFEVEEEGGFGGVAKGFVGSFNVVYSFMGLEVKGLLSKKKGVLLRCVEGGRFGGDSWVLMVEEEDEEAPEFKVVSRLKRRPTIGEVENMMYNLMAANSPVTKSARFLRELVSNVTGRKGKQQQ